In Thermodesulfobacteriota bacterium, one DNA window encodes the following:
- a CDS encoding branched-chain amino acid ABC transporter permease, protein MLGQLIVSGLAVGACYALLALAMVIIYKTSEVLNFAQGEMAMISTFIAFTLLDTYKLPFPYALALTLLFAVLLAVFFEFAFLRRAKDPTVLGLIIITLGFEMILMGFVGWKWGPDQRSLPFPVSNIETYNLSGLVISKINFWTIIVSLFLMFILFLFFRYTKWGIAMRATQQNQLAARVMGIRTKWIYSFTWALSSMVGAVAGMLIAALGVLDPPMMMDPLLKGFASGVLGGMTSLPGAALGGALLGVIENLFGGYVSLSFKSVVAFAIIVLMLCVRPSGLLARHYVKKV, encoded by the coding sequence ATGCTGGGACAACTGATTGTGAGCGGATTGGCGGTGGGCGCCTGTTACGCCCTTCTGGCGCTGGCCATGGTTATCATCTATAAGACCTCCGAAGTCCTCAACTTTGCTCAGGGGGAGATGGCGATGATCAGCACCTTCATTGCCTTCACCCTCCTCGATACCTATAAGCTCCCTTTCCCCTACGCCCTGGCCCTCACCCTCCTGTTTGCCGTCCTCCTGGCGGTCTTCTTTGAATTTGCCTTCCTCAGGCGTGCCAAAGACCCGACGGTCCTCGGTCTGATCATCATCACCCTCGGCTTTGAAATGATCCTGATGGGATTTGTGGGATGGAAATGGGGTCCCGACCAGAGATCCCTCCCCTTCCCGGTCTCCAACATCGAGACCTACAACCTCTCGGGATTGGTGATCAGCAAAATCAACTTCTGGACGATCATCGTCTCCCTCTTCCTGATGTTCATCCTCTTTCTCTTCTTTCGTTATACGAAATGGGGCATCGCCATGCGGGCCACCCAACAGAATCAACTGGCGGCCCGCGTCATGGGGATCCGGACCAAATGGATCTACTCCTTCACCTGGGCTCTCAGCTCCATGGTCGGAGCCGTGGCGGGCATGCTCATCGCCGCCTTGGGCGTGCTCGATCCCCCCATGATGATGGATCCCCTCCTCAAAGGTTTCGCCTCGGGGGTCCTCGGCGGGATGACCAGTCTTCCGGGAGCCGCCCTGGGAGGGGCCCTGCTGGGAGTGATCGAAAATCTCTTCGGAGGCTACGTCTCCCTCTCGTTCAAATCGGTCGTGGCCTTTGCGATCATCGTCCTGATGCTCTGCGTGAGACCGAGCGGGTTATTGGCCAGGCATTACGTGAAAAAGGTTTAA
- a CDS encoding branched-chain amino acid ABC transporter permease → MDIKRNYYEDIELFKSNTILVWSLLFLLFLALLPYLIKTYHLLGLSLYIVNLIAVHAIVAVGLNILVGYTGQISMGHAGFFAIGAFASVILVSRWNLPLLVALPLAGFASSAFGFLLGLPALRLKGPYLAIATLGFGMAVTTTIKHLEFFGGRMGLQAPKLEFLGVPIKDLHFYYLIMVIATVMVIGAVKLMKTRVGRAFIAIRDSDIAAEAMGVNLTYYKTLAFAVSAFYTGIAGGLYAFILGFINPESFHLIMSITFLAMVVVGGLGSIMGSISGAALMTFLDIKLQAIQDISLIGPALVAFSQKYMSMAGISNIAVIVYGLIMILIVLFEPLGIFGFWIRCKRYWKTWPF, encoded by the coding sequence GTGGATATCAAACGAAACTATTATGAAGACATCGAACTTTTCAAGAGCAACACCATTCTGGTCTGGAGCCTTCTCTTTCTCCTCTTTCTCGCCCTTTTGCCCTATCTCATCAAAACCTATCACCTTTTAGGCCTCTCCCTATATATCGTCAACCTGATCGCGGTCCATGCCATCGTCGCCGTCGGCCTGAACATCCTCGTCGGATATACCGGCCAGATCTCCATGGGACATGCCGGCTTCTTCGCCATCGGTGCTTTTGCTTCGGTCATCCTGGTCTCGAGGTGGAACCTTCCCCTTCTTGTTGCCCTTCCCCTCGCGGGATTCGCTTCCTCTGCCTTTGGATTCCTCTTGGGGCTCCCGGCCCTGCGACTGAAGGGGCCCTACCTCGCCATCGCGACCCTCGGGTTCGGCATGGCGGTGACCACGACCATCAAACACCTCGAATTCTTCGGTGGGCGGATGGGGCTGCAGGCCCCGAAACTCGAATTCCTCGGGGTGCCGATCAAAGATCTCCATTTTTATTACCTGATCATGGTCATCGCCACGGTCATGGTCATCGGTGCCGTGAAGTTGATGAAGACCCGGGTGGGCCGGGCCTTCATTGCCATTCGCGACAGCGACATCGCGGCCGAAGCCATGGGGGTCAATCTCACCTATTACAAGACCCTCGCCTTCGCCGTGAGCGCTTTTTATACCGGGATCGCAGGAGGCCTCTATGCCTTCATCCTGGGCTTCATCAACCCGGAGAGTTTCCACCTCATCATGTCGATCACCTTTTTGGCGATGGTGGTCGTCGGTGGATTGGGCTCGATCATGGGGTCCATCAGCGGAGCGGCCCTGATGACCTTTCTCGACATTAAACTGCAAGCCATCCAGGACATTTCTCTTATCGGGCCCGCCCTCGTCGCTTTTTCCCAGAAATACATGAGCATGGCAGGGATCTCAAACATCGCGGTCATCGTTTACGGCCTCATCATGATCCTCATCGTCCTCTTTGAACCGCTGGGAATCTTCGGATTCTGGATCCGTTGCAAGCGATACTGGAAGACCTGGCCCTTTTAA